Proteins encoded together in one Ferroglobus placidus DSM 10642 window:
- a CDS encoding 2-amino-3,7-dideoxy-D-threo-hept-6-ulosonate synthase yields the protein MSGVIGKRIRIERVINRENGNTVIVPMDHGVSLGPIHGLIDIAKTINEVAEGGANAVVVHKGIVPIGHRGYGKDIGLILHLSASTKLSPDPNNKVLVATVEEAIKLGADAVSVHVNVGSETEANQLEKLGRIAKECAEWGMPLLAMMYPRGNGINQFDEKAVSLAARVGAELGADIVKTNFTGSVESFKKVTEGCPVPVVVAGGEKMDSPEDVLKMVEMAMDAGARGVAIGRNIFQAENPRKMTKAIAMIVHENATYKEALDYLKSEE from the coding sequence ATGAGCGGCGTAATAGGGAAGAGAATAAGGATTGAAAGGGTGATAAACAGGGAGAACGGGAACACTGTAATAGTTCCAATGGATCACGGAGTTTCTTTGGGACCGATACACGGATTAATAGACATCGCAAAAACGATAAACGAAGTTGCTGAGGGAGGAGCAAATGCTGTAGTCGTTCACAAGGGTATAGTGCCGATAGGTCATAGGGGTTACGGAAAAGATATCGGACTCATTCTTCACCTTTCCGCATCGACGAAGCTCTCTCCGGATCCGAACAACAAAGTTCTCGTGGCTACCGTAGAGGAGGCTATAAAACTCGGAGCTGATGCCGTTAGCGTTCACGTGAACGTTGGGAGTGAAACGGAAGCAAATCAGCTCGAAAAACTTGGAAGAATTGCGAAAGAGTGTGCTGAATGGGGAATGCCCTTACTGGCTATGATGTACCCGAGGGGAAACGGCATTAACCAGTTCGACGAGAAAGCTGTGAGCTTGGCAGCGAGAGTTGGAGCTGAGCTTGGAGCAGACATCGTCAAGACGAATTTCACCGGAAGCGTTGAAAGCTTTAAAAAAGTAACAGAAGGCTGCCCAGTGCCGGTGGTTGTGGCTGGAGGAGAAAAAATGGATTCTCCTGAAGACGTCCTTAAGATGGTTGAGATGGCTATGGATGCCGGAGCGAGGGGAGTTGCTATAGGGAGGAACATTTTCCAAGCTGAAAATCCGAGGAAAATGACGAAGGCTATAGCGATGATCGTTCATGAAAACGCCACTTATAAAGAGGCTTTGGATTACCTAAAATCGGAGGAGTAA
- a CDS encoding molybdopterin dinucleotide binding domain-containing protein, with product MPIEVEIITGRTIDQGKTVDEKLTEEYFKAVSYCELNEEDFKALGLKEGDRVKIKTEFGEVVVFAKIGSVPKGVVFIPMGPYANQITSDDTDGTGMPLFKGVRGIVEKTEENVKSVKEILGVE from the coding sequence ATGCCCATTGAAGTGGAGATTATAACCGGCAGAACGATAGATCAAGGTAAGACGGTTGATGAAAAACTGACGGAAGAGTACTTCAAAGCCGTAAGCTACTGCGAACTGAACGAGGAGGATTTTAAAGCTCTCGGCTTGAAGGAGGGGGATAGGGTAAAAATCAAAACCGAATTTGGAGAGGTTGTCGTTTTTGCGAAAATTGGAAGCGTTCCTAAGGGCGTTGTCTTTATTCCGATGGGTCCTTACGCGAACCAAATTACCAGCGACGATACAGATGGGACAGGAATGCCCCTTTTTAAGGGTGTTAGAGGAATTGTTGAGAAGACTGAGGAGAACGTGAAGTCTGTAAAAGAGATTTTAGGGGTGGAGTAA
- a CDS encoding formylmethanofuran dehydrogenase subunit B, whose protein sequence is MENVVCTFCGSVCDDGVFENGDIRRLCALGKSKFSKKERIKAPMIDGKEVSYEEAIEKAAEILVEAKRPLLYGWASTVNEAIRLGVLIAEKVGGIYDQCASVCHAPGTLALIEEGVPGGTLGSVKNRADVVIFWGANPVEAHPRHPTRYSVMAKGLLIKDRKDRKVVVIDVRETKTAKLADIFVQIKPGYDYAIISALRAIVKGEKIEADEVGGVPVEKLYELAELMMNAKYGVIFYGLGVTQSRGRDRNVENAIKLVQQLNRKTRWIIWPMRGHYNVVGAGEVPAWEAGYQYAIDFSRGYPRFSPAEFTAVEALVRRDCDAALIVASDPAAHFPRKAVEHLKKIPVIQIDPHPNLTTLLSNVVIPSAIAGLEAEGSVYRMDGIVLRVKKLVETEYWSDVQILEKMYEVVVKRVG, encoded by the coding sequence ATGGAAAACGTAGTCTGTACTTTTTGCGGAAGCGTTTGTGATGACGGCGTATTTGAGAATGGAGACATAAGAAGACTTTGCGCCCTTGGAAAGTCCAAGTTTTCAAAAAAGGAGAGAATTAAGGCTCCGATGATCGACGGCAAGGAGGTCAGTTACGAGGAGGCAATTGAAAAAGCTGCTGAAATTCTCGTTGAAGCTAAGAGACCTCTTCTTTACGGATGGGCGTCTACTGTGAACGAAGCCATAAGGCTCGGGGTTCTTATTGCAGAAAAGGTTGGAGGAATTTACGACCAGTGTGCAAGCGTCTGTCACGCTCCGGGAACGCTGGCTTTGATAGAGGAAGGAGTTCCCGGAGGGACACTCGGTTCGGTAAAGAACAGAGCGGATGTCGTTATTTTCTGGGGAGCAAATCCGGTTGAGGCACATCCAAGACATCCGACGAGATATAGCGTTATGGCTAAGGGACTGCTCATCAAAGATAGAAAGGACAGAAAAGTCGTCGTGATCGATGTGAGAGAGACGAAAACAGCGAAGCTTGCTGATATCTTCGTTCAGATAAAGCCCGGTTACGATTACGCGATTATCTCAGCTTTAAGGGCTATCGTGAAAGGTGAGAAAATTGAAGCTGACGAGGTTGGAGGAGTGCCGGTAGAAAAGCTATACGAACTCGCTGAATTGATGATGAACGCGAAGTATGGCGTCATATTTTACGGATTAGGAGTTACGCAGTCGAGGGGAAGAGACAGAAACGTTGAAAACGCTATAAAGTTGGTTCAGCAGCTTAACAGAAAAACGAGGTGGATAATCTGGCCAATGAGAGGACATTACAACGTCGTTGGAGCTGGAGAAGTTCCGGCTTGGGAAGCTGGTTATCAGTATGCGATAGACTTCAGCAGAGGTTATCCGAGATTTTCTCCAGCTGAATTCACTGCAGTCGAGGCTTTGGTTAGAAGAGATTGCGACGCGGCATTAATTGTAGCAAGCGATCCAGCGGCTCACTTCCCGAGAAAAGCTGTGGAGCATTTAAAAAAGATTCCCGTAATTCAGATAGATCCTCACCCCAATCTTACGACTCTTCTTTCGAACGTCGTAATTCCCTCAGCCATAGCCGGACTCGAAGCGGAAGGATCGGTTTACAGGATGGACGGAATCGTGCTTAGAGTAAAGAAGCTTGTTGAAACCGAATACTGGAGCGACGTCCAGATTTTGGAGAAGATGTATGAGGTGGTTGTTAAAAGAGTAGGGTGA
- a CDS encoding formylmethanofuran dehydrogenase subunit A: MLWIKNGIVIDPKNGIEGEKMDIFVKEGKIVEESEVNKEECKVIDASNKLVVAGGVEMHSHIAGSKINTGRSMRPEEMRVVRNVAGKFRAVVGRVLLTAPGIGYEYAKMGYTTAVEAASPPIGSPHTHEELDAIPILDKAALPVFGNWHFVFKFVSEKDQEKLQAFIAWAIERTKGYGVKIVNPGGVEKWMYGSNVRTLDDEVPIYGVTPREIITEVVKANEALNLPHCVHIHCNNLGVPGNYETTIETMKLVSGMKNENRPVLHVTHVQFNAYAGSSWRDVSSGAEEIAKYVNKTDNITIDMGQPIFGHATAMTGDAPFQFTLHRLTGARWSNKDTEIEGGAGIVPLVYLPKNPVHALQWAIGLELGLLIDSDKVVISTDWPNGGPFTEYPYIMAMLMSKRMREKELERVSPYVQKASSLPAIDTEKTLYEVIKMSRSLPAKILGMENKGHLGVGADADIAIYDINPNEVDPSVEYELINKAFRKPAYTIKGGEIVVKDGELVAETWGRTFWVDATKKVSMEAIESDLDEYFQNYYSVERINFGVDERWVKKPARLEVK, encoded by the coding sequence ATGCTCTGGATTAAAAACGGTATAGTTATCGATCCGAAAAACGGGATCGAAGGAGAGAAAATGGATATTTTCGTTAAAGAAGGTAAGATAGTTGAGGAAAGTGAAGTAAATAAAGAGGAATGCAAGGTTATAGACGCTTCCAACAAGCTTGTCGTTGCTGGCGGAGTTGAAATGCACTCCCACATAGCTGGAAGCAAGATCAACACCGGCAGATCGATGAGACCCGAAGAGATGCGAGTTGTGAGAAACGTGGCTGGAAAGTTTAGAGCAGTCGTAGGGAGAGTTCTTCTAACGGCTCCAGGAATCGGTTACGAGTACGCTAAGATGGGTTACACAACGGCTGTTGAAGCGGCTTCGCCACCTATAGGAAGTCCGCACACCCACGAAGAGCTCGATGCAATACCGATCTTGGATAAAGCCGCATTACCCGTTTTCGGAAACTGGCACTTCGTTTTCAAGTTCGTCTCGGAAAAAGATCAGGAGAAGCTTCAGGCTTTCATAGCTTGGGCTATTGAGAGAACGAAAGGTTACGGAGTGAAGATAGTAAATCCGGGTGGAGTGGAGAAGTGGATGTACGGAAGCAACGTCAGAACGCTTGACGATGAAGTCCCCATTTACGGAGTCACTCCGAGGGAGATAATTACTGAAGTTGTTAAGGCTAACGAAGCTTTGAACTTGCCCCACTGCGTACACATTCACTGCAACAACTTAGGTGTTCCGGGCAATTACGAAACTACGATAGAGACGATGAAACTCGTTTCTGGAATGAAAAACGAAAACAGGCCGGTTTTGCATGTTACTCACGTTCAGTTCAACGCCTACGCTGGAAGCAGCTGGAGAGACGTTTCGAGCGGGGCTGAGGAGATAGCGAAGTACGTCAACAAAACTGACAACATCACGATAGACATGGGTCAGCCGATATTCGGGCATGCTACCGCTATGACTGGCGACGCTCCTTTCCAGTTCACTCTCCACAGGCTAACTGGAGCGAGGTGGAGCAACAAGGACACGGAAATTGAAGGTGGAGCTGGAATTGTTCCGCTTGTTTATCTGCCTAAAAATCCGGTACACGCTTTGCAGTGGGCTATTGGCTTGGAATTGGGATTGCTGATAGACAGCGATAAAGTTGTGATATCCACCGACTGGCCGAACGGAGGTCCTTTCACGGAGTATCCGTACATTATGGCGATGCTGATGAGCAAGAGGATGAGGGAAAAGGAGCTCGAGAGGGTAAGTCCCTACGTGCAGAAAGCTTCGAGTCTGCCGGCTATAGATACCGAAAAGACGCTCTACGAAGTCATAAAGATGAGCAGAAGCTTACCTGCTAAGATCCTCGGAATGGAGAACAAAGGTCATCTCGGAGTTGGAGCAGATGCCGATATCGCAATTTACGACATAAATCCGAACGAAGTAGATCCTTCAGTAGAGTACGAGCTGATAAACAAAGCTTTCAGAAAGCCGGCTTACACGATTAAGGGTGGGGAAATCGTCGTAAAGGACGGAGAGCTCGTAGCTGAGACTTGGGGAAGAACTTTCTGGGTTGATGCGACGAAGAAAGTTAGCATGGAAGCTATAGAATCTGATCTCGACGAGTACTTCCAGAACTACTACTCTGTCGAGAGGATAAACTTCGGAGTCGATGAAAGGTGGGTTAAAAAGCCCGCGAGATTGGAGGTGAAATGA
- a CDS encoding formylmethanofuran dehydrogenase subunit C, whose amino-acid sequence MMLILKPKKDFEVSVEAEITPDLAEKSEEEIKNFEVWYGKYKVKLGELFEIKKEGDEKKLVLEGDFSRVKWIGRGMPDGEIIVKGSVGAHCGAFMSGGKIVVEGNADDWLGAEMSGGEIVVKGNAKNLVGCAYYGDLEGMKGGKILIEGNAGNYIGEKMAGGEIEIKGNAGDFVGTEMKNGTIIVHGDCGFVGGDMKGGTIKIGGKFDLLPSFKKAEDGWVGDINVGGEGKIVKI is encoded by the coding sequence ATGATGCTGATTTTAAAACCTAAGAAGGACTTCGAAGTTAGTGTAGAGGCTGAAATTACTCCGGATCTTGCTGAGAAGAGCGAAGAGGAAATTAAAAACTTTGAAGTCTGGTACGGAAAATACAAGGTTAAGCTTGGTGAGCTTTTCGAAATAAAGAAGGAGGGAGACGAGAAAAAGCTCGTACTCGAAGGGGATTTCTCGAGAGTGAAGTGGATCGGCAGGGGGATGCCCGACGGAGAAATTATAGTGAAAGGTAGCGTCGGCGCTCACTGCGGAGCTTTCATGTCTGGAGGAAAAATAGTCGTTGAAGGAAACGCTGACGACTGGCTCGGTGCTGAGATGAGCGGTGGAGAGATTGTCGTAAAAGGAAACGCGAAAAACCTCGTTGGTTGCGCTTACTACGGAGACCTCGAAGGAATGAAGGGTGGAAAGATTCTGATTGAAGGAAACGCGGGAAACTACATAGGAGAAAAGATGGCTGGGGGAGAAATAGAGATTAAGGGTAACGCCGGAGACTTCGTAGGGACGGAAATGAAAAACGGAACGATAATCGTTCACGGAGACTGCGGATTCGTCGGGGGGGACATGAAAGGGGGGACTATAAAAATCGGAGGAAAGTTCGATCTTCTTCCGAGCTTTAAAAAAGCCGAGGACGGGTGGGTAGGAGATATAAACGTTGGAGGGGAAGGTAAGATAGTTAAAATTTAA
- a CDS encoding alpha/beta hydrolase: MIQISKIFLKSLDGKEVPSFKLGSNSNEAFLLIHGYSSSKGEFVELAYDLAEKGYDCFCIDLRGHGENENPLDEHVLNDVEGAVKELKESYKKVYAIGHSLGGLLALKSSADFAFAISPPLMKRVADVAKFMLLLNSCKVREAERGVLFKILEKLNPPERKKDAVIFYGKNESEPFINALKEWAKGREVEVVEVGSMQAELPEIDVDCEMLKRYLPRFVSHTAVVKAKEIKEKIKF, translated from the coding sequence ATGATTCAAATTTCAAAAATTTTTTTAAAGAGCCTTGACGGAAAAGAAGTTCCATCTTTCAAACTCGGCTCAAATTCCAATGAAGCTTTCCTACTGATCCACGGATACTCTTCTTCGAAAGGGGAATTCGTCGAACTTGCTTACGATCTCGCTGAAAAGGGCTACGACTGCTTCTGCATAGACTTGAGAGGTCACGGAGAAAACGAGAATCCTCTGGATGAGCATGTTTTAAACGATGTGGAAGGCGCTGTGAAAGAGCTGAAGGAGAGCTACAAAAAAGTTTACGCAATAGGACACAGCCTCGGAGGGTTGCTCGCTCTAAAATCTTCCGCAGACTTCGCCTTTGCAATTTCCCCTCCTTTAATGAAGAGGGTTGCCGACGTTGCCAAGTTCATGCTCCTTTTGAATTCCTGCAAGGTTAGGGAAGCTGAAAGGGGAGTTCTCTTCAAAATACTCGAAAAGTTAAATCCTCCCGAGAGGAAAAAGGATGCGGTAATATTTTACGGAAAAAACGAGTCGGAGCCGTTTATAAATGCTTTGAAGGAGTGGGCGAAGGGTAGAGAGGTTGAAGTGGTAGAAGTGGGGAGCATGCAAGCTGAATTGCCGGAGATAGACGTGGACTGCGAAATGCTAAAGAGATACCTGCCGAGATTCGTCAGCCACACAGCTGTTGTTAAGGCAAAGGAGATAAAAGAGAAAATTAAATTTTAA
- the mch gene encoding methenyltetrahydromethanopterin cyclohydrolase, producing the protein MVSVNELALEIVEEMLDYEEELRIESKKLDNGAVVIDCGVNVEGSIEAGKLYTLVCMGGLAEINIGVEEIEGIPFMFIYEYTDFPAIACLGSQKAGWAIKVDKYFAMGSGPARALALKPKKTYEQIEYEDDADYAVIALEASKLPDEKVMEYIAKECGVKPEDVYALVAPTASIVGSVQISGRIVETAIYKMAEIGYDPKKIVSGAGKCPIAPVLEDDLKAMGATNDSMMYYGSVFLTIKEYDEILKNVPSSTSRDYGKPFFEIFKEANYDFYKIDPHLFAPALVAFNDLSSGKTYVHGKLNAEVLLKSYQVVKE; encoded by the coding sequence ATGGTTAGCGTAAACGAGCTTGCTTTGGAGATTGTCGAGGAGATGTTAGACTACGAAGAGGAGTTGAGAATCGAGTCGAAAAAGCTCGACAACGGGGCTGTTGTTATTGACTGCGGAGTGAATGTGGAGGGAAGCATAGAAGCTGGAAAGCTCTACACACTCGTCTGCATGGGGGGTTTGGCTGAGATAAACATTGGAGTTGAAGAAATAGAGGGAATACCTTTCATGTTCATCTACGAGTACACAGACTTTCCAGCCATAGCCTGCCTCGGCAGCCAGAAAGCTGGCTGGGCTATAAAAGTGGACAAGTACTTTGCAATGGGCAGCGGACCGGCAAGAGCTCTGGCTTTAAAGCCGAAGAAAACTTACGAGCAGATTGAATATGAAGACGATGCGGACTATGCGGTTATAGCGTTAGAAGCCAGCAAGCTTCCAGATGAGAAAGTTATGGAGTACATAGCGAAGGAGTGCGGAGTAAAGCCTGAAGACGTGTACGCTTTGGTAGCTCCAACTGCCAGCATCGTCGGAAGCGTGCAAATTTCTGGAAGAATAGTTGAAACCGCAATATATAAGATGGCGGAAATCGGCTACGATCCGAAGAAGATCGTGAGCGGAGCCGGAAAGTGTCCCATAGCTCCGGTTCTTGAGGACGACCTCAAAGCGATGGGAGCTACGAACGACAGCATGATGTACTACGGAAGCGTTTTCTTAACGATCAAGGAGTACGACGAAATTCTGAAGAACGTTCCGAGTTCCACAAGCAGAGACTACGGAAAGCCCTTCTTCGAGATCTTCAAAGAGGCAAACTACGACTTCTACAAGATCGATCCTCACCTCTTCGCTCCGGCTTTAGTAGCTTTCAACGACCTCTCAAGCGGAAAAACCTACGTCCACGGAAAGCTTAACGCAGAAGTTCTCCTCAAAAGCTACCAGGTCGTGAAAGAATGA
- a CDS encoding MBL fold metallo-hydrolase, translating to MILDFGSVKLIDLPQKMRGFRNFISSWVLQEGNKALLVDVGPASTIPLLEESLKKLGVEKVEYVLITHIHIDHAGGLGDFLAIHPEAKVVVSEKGKKHLINPEALWKGSLKVLGKIAENYGEIKPVKESFFTNKVDFAGYDVEIVETPGHAPHHVSFVVDDFLFLGEACGVHQPLEEDYYMRPATPPKFFLDVYLESIEKLKGFGRKKAMFGHFGMRENSEEVLKEAENQIKLWTEVVEEMFGKEKEEIKEELLKRDERFSRYQKLDDDVKEREDIFISNAIEGISGYIAEKRGEKS from the coding sequence ATGATTCTCGATTTCGGAAGTGTGAAGCTCATCGATTTGCCGCAAAAAATGAGGGGTTTCAGGAATTTCATCTCCTCGTGGGTTTTGCAAGAAGGAAATAAAGCGCTGCTTGTGGATGTCGGTCCGGCGTCGACGATACCTCTTCTCGAAGAGAGCTTAAAAAAGCTCGGGGTTGAGAAGGTCGAGTACGTTTTGATTACCCACATCCACATAGACCACGCCGGAGGGCTCGGAGATTTTCTTGCAATACATCCAGAAGCTAAAGTCGTCGTGAGCGAGAAGGGGAAGAAGCACCTTATAAATCCGGAAGCCCTCTGGAAAGGTAGCTTAAAAGTCCTCGGAAAGATAGCCGAGAACTACGGAGAGATAAAGCCGGTAAAAGAGAGCTTTTTCACGAACAAGGTCGATTTCGCTGGATACGATGTCGAAATTGTCGAAACTCCGGGGCATGCACCTCATCACGTTTCCTTTGTCGTTGACGACTTCCTTTTCCTTGGAGAGGCTTGCGGAGTTCACCAACCTCTTGAAGAAGATTACTACATGCGTCCAGCCACGCCGCCGAAGTTCTTCTTAGACGTTTACCTCGAATCTATAGAGAAGCTGAAGGGCTTCGGAAGAAAAAAGGCTATGTTCGGTCATTTTGGTATGAGAGAGAATAGCGAAGAGGTTTTGAAAGAGGCCGAGAATCAGATAAAGCTGTGGACAGAAGTCGTCGAAGAGATGTTCGGGAAAGAAAAGGAGGAAATAAAGGAGGAGCTGTTAAAGAGGGACGAAAGGTTTTCACGCTATCAAAAACTCGATGACGATGTTAAGGAGAGGGAGGACATCTTTATTTCAAATGCCATAGAAGGAATTTCGGGTTACATAGCAGAAAAAAGAGGAGAAAAATCATAA
- a CDS encoding sirohydrochlorin chelatase — protein sequence MKGLLIVGHGSEKSHYAKVMEIHKERIEKMGIFDEVEICYVARNRKPTPDEAVRKMKSDEIYVVPILISKGIHFTEDLPAFFNFKPGQREGVFDGKRIVICDPIGEDRFVTLAIINAVFKLLE from the coding sequence ATGAAGGGGTTGCTTATAGTCGGGCACGGAAGCGAAAAGTCTCATTACGCTAAGGTGATGGAAATTCACAAAGAGAGGATAGAGAAGATGGGGATTTTCGACGAAGTTGAGATATGCTACGTGGCGAGAAACAGAAAGCCAACTCCGGATGAGGCTGTTAGAAAAATGAAGAGTGACGAGATCTACGTCGTTCCAATTCTCATTTCGAAGGGCATTCACTTCACCGAAGACCTTCCGGCATTCTTCAACTTTAAACCGGGGCAGAGAGAAGGGGTGTTTGACGGAAAAAGGATAGTTATATGCGATCCGATAGGGGAAGATCGCTTTGTAACCCTCGCAATAATTAATGCGGTCTTCAAGCTCCTCGAATAG
- a CDS encoding LUD domain-containing protein — MVWKRDVKKDVISAYFHALSKGDFVFASSSPSKTADIEGKLIFGVHGPRTFTVILEE, encoded by the coding sequence GTGGTGTGGAAGAGAGATGTAAAGAAAGACGTTATCTCAGCATACTTCCACGCCCTATCCAAGGGAGATTTCGTATTTGCTTCAAGTTCTCCCTCCAAGACTGCAGACATAGAAGGAAAGCTTATATTCGGCGTGCACGGTCCAAGAACCTTCACAGTAATCCTCGAGGAGTAG
- the pan gene encoding proteasome-activating nucleotidase: protein MSSETMEYLMQRLRQLEEEYERLKELYRRLEDEKRYVESERIRYEREVRRLRSEIERLRSPPLLVGTVSDVLEDGRVIVKSSTGPKFVVHASTYVNPADLKPGVRVALNQQTLAIVSVLPQSKDPMVYAFEVDEKPNVRYTDIGGLEKQIEEIREAIELPLLKPHLFEEIGIEPPKGVLLYGPPGTGKTLLAKAVATETNATFIRVVGSEFVQKYIGEGARLVREVFQLAREKAPSIIFIDEIDAIAARRTASDTSGDREVQRTLMQLLAEMDGFNPRGDVKIIGATNRIDILDPAILRPGRFDRIIEVPLPNEEGRYQIFQIHTRNMKLAEDVDLRELARMTEGASGADIKAIVTEAGMYAIKNERTKVTMEDFLKAIEKVMRKGVKPVNFEVKGVMFV from the coding sequence ATGTCTTCGGAAACGATGGAATACCTGATGCAAAGGTTAAGGCAGCTTGAGGAGGAGTACGAAAGGTTAAAGGAACTTTACAGAAGGCTTGAAGATGAGAAGAGGTACGTTGAGTCTGAGAGGATTAGGTACGAAAGAGAAGTAAGAAGGTTGAGAAGCGAGATAGAAAGATTAAGATCACCTCCCTTACTGGTTGGAACCGTCTCGGACGTCCTTGAAGACGGAAGAGTTATAGTTAAAAGTTCTACCGGTCCCAAATTCGTCGTTCACGCTTCAACTTACGTTAATCCCGCTGATTTAAAGCCAGGAGTTAGAGTGGCTTTAAATCAGCAAACCCTTGCCATAGTTAGCGTCCTTCCTCAGTCGAAAGATCCGATGGTTTACGCTTTCGAGGTTGATGAAAAACCCAACGTTAGATACACAGATATTGGCGGTCTCGAAAAGCAAATTGAAGAGATCAGAGAAGCTATTGAACTACCTCTCCTCAAACCGCACCTCTTCGAAGAGATAGGAATAGAGCCGCCTAAAGGAGTTTTGCTTTACGGACCGCCAGGAACCGGTAAGACTTTGCTCGCTAAAGCTGTGGCTACCGAAACAAACGCGACGTTCATAAGAGTCGTTGGCAGCGAGTTCGTCCAGAAGTACATCGGAGAGGGAGCAAGGCTCGTCAGGGAAGTCTTCCAGTTGGCAAGAGAGAAAGCACCGAGCATAATATTCATCGACGAAATAGATGCAATCGCGGCAAGAAGAACCGCATCGGATACGAGCGGAGATAGGGAAGTGCAAAGAACTTTGATGCAGCTTTTAGCCGAGATGGACGGATTCAACCCGAGAGGAGACGTGAAGATCATCGGAGCGACGAACAGAATTGACATTCTCGATCCAGCAATACTGCGCCCGGGAAGGTTTGACAGAATAATAGAAGTTCCGCTACCGAACGAGGAGGGAAGATACCAGATATTCCAGATCCACACGAGAAACATGAAGCTCGCCGAAGATGTCGACCTGAGAGAGCTTGCAAGAATGACGGAAGGTGCGAGCGGGGCTGATATAAAGGCAATAGTGACAGAAGCCGGCATGTACGCGATAAAGAACGAAAGAACGAAAGTTACGATGGAGGACTTCCTCAAAGCGATAGAAAAGGTCATGAGGAAAGGAGTTAAGCCGGTTAACTTCGAAGTGAAAGGAGTGATGTTCGTCTGA
- a CDS encoding multiprotein bridging factor aMBF1 — protein MQCEICGREIHGRGHTIVVEGSEMTVCSLCKDYGEEKSTVVQHGVVKVVKKEKKVKPIEFTEELVENYNEIIRRERERRGWSQEELAKKIQEKASLIRKIENKEITPEPEVVEKLERILEVKLREKVEEVKVQGRKIENLTLGDVVIIRKKKK, from the coding sequence ATGCAATGCGAAATATGCGGGAGGGAAATCCACGGGAGAGGGCATACGATTGTCGTTGAAGGAAGCGAAATGACCGTCTGTTCCCTTTGCAAAGACTACGGAGAGGAGAAATCGACGGTAGTTCAGCACGGAGTTGTTAAAGTCGTGAAAAAAGAGAAGAAGGTGAAGCCGATAGAATTTACGGAGGAACTTGTGGAAAATTACAACGAGATAATCAGAAGGGAGAGAGAAAGGAGGGGCTGGAGTCAGGAGGAGCTTGCGAAGAAGATTCAGGAAAAAGCTTCGCTGATTAGGAAGATAGAAAATAAGGAGATAACTCCGGAGCCCGAAGTGGTGGAAAAGCTTGAGAGAATTCTTGAAGTGAAGCTCAGAGAGAAGGTTGAGGAGGTAAAGGTTCAGGGAAGAAAGATCGAAAACCTGACTCTTGGAGATGTGGTGATAATCAGGAAAAAGAAGAAATGA